The Candidatus Neomarinimicrobiota bacterium genome contains the following window.
TCACTGCTGATTGAGTAATCGACTCCAGACTTTTGATGGATTCACGTCCCATGCTGATATTATCAGTCACCGTACCACTGAACAACTCGATGTCCTGAGGTACATATCCAATGATCTGAGCCCTCGATGCATCGCTGAGGTCATCAATACGAAGATCGTTGACTTCCACACTACCTCCTGAAGGGACAAACCAACCGGAGATCAATTTCAGCAGGATAGTTTTTCCAGAACCAACTTCCCCCACAACCCCTATTTTTTCGCCAGGATTGGCTGAAAAGTCTAGCGATTTGATGATATCCACCTCTTCACCAGCGAATCGAAAATGCAGATTGTTGATTGTGAGCCGTTTAATGGGCAATTCAACCACGTTATCATGCTCGGGTTTATTTTCAAATTTTTCAATCTCTTCCAGACGATCCACCGAAGATTCAGCCATCTTTAAGGAAACAAAAAACCAGGAAATGGTCCAAATGGGTTCAGTAATACCCGCCATATAAGCAATAAACGCGTAAAAGGTGCCCAGGGTGATTTCGTCATGGATGACATAGTATCCACCAAGAAACAGGATGACGACCAAACCGACCTGATTTATAAGACTCCCCAGGCTTTCCAGAAAGGATCGTATATAAACCACGCGCTCCTCAGCGTTCTTGCGATCCACCATATTGGTTTTGAAGAGGTGCTCCTGGGCTTGCTCCATGACAAACCCGATGACAATCCTGATACCCGAAAAAGCGCTTTCCAGGATATTGTTGGTTTGAGAAATGGTCTGCTGACGCTTCTTATAGGCTTCGTGTTGTAAATGCTCAGTCTTGCTCATGGCCCAGACAATGAGAGGTAAAGGAGAAATTGCAAGCAGGGTCAACTTCCAATGAAGTGTCATCATGACACCAATGGAAAACAGCAGGGTAAATCCAGCTTCTATAGGCCGCATAATACCTGAATTTCCAAACCAGGCCAGCTTCACATCACCGTCAATATCATCAGAAAATCTGGTGATAATATCACCTGATCGGTATTCGTTAAAAAAAGCAGGATCTTTGCGAAGGAGATTCTCGAAATGGAAGAGTTTGATATCCAAACCCAAAACCAGATTCATGATATATCGCGATGAGGGCAGTATCCAACGGGTGAGGGTTCGGGCAAGTCCAACCAATAAAATGATCCACACATAGAACTGCACATCCCCAGTCTCGCCACCGGCTGACAAGGCGTCTATGACGTACTTAAAAATGATTGGGTAGGCCGTACTGAGAGCAATACTCACAACCGTGATGAGCATAACCCAGCTAATTCCCTTCCAACGTCGCCTCCAGTAGGGGGCAAACCAGCCCAGGACGTGTTTTGTGGCGCTGAGGAGAGCCATTATAGCATTTCCTTCTCAGGATCCACGTGGGACAGCAGGTCAAAATATGCGCCGCGTTGCCGTATCAGCTCATCATGATTTCCAGATTCAATAATCGCTCCATCCCTGACAAAAATGATTGATGTCGCTCGACGAATGGTACTAAGGCGATGGGCCACTATAAAGGAAGTCCTGCCTTCTGTAAGTTTTTTCATGGTGGCCTGAATCCGTAGTTCTGTGCCTGGATCAACTGAAGATGTTGCTTCATCCAGCACCAGCACTTGGGGTTTGACCGCCAGAGCACGCGCAAAGGCAATCAACTGTCTCTGGCCATAGGA
Protein-coding sequences here:
- a CDS encoding ABC transporter ATP-binding protein yields the protein MALLSATKHVLGWFAPYWRRRWKGISWVMLITVVSIALSTAYPIIFKYVIDALSAGGETGDVQFYVWIILLVGLARTLTRWILPSSRYIMNLVLGLDIKLFHFENLLRKDPAFFNEYRSGDIITRFSDDIDGDVKLAWFGNSGIMRPIEAGFTLLFSIGVMMTLHWKLTLLAISPLPLIVWAMSKTEHLQHEAYKKRQQTISQTNNILESAFSGIRIVIGFVMEQAQEHLFKTNMVDRKNAEERVVYIRSFLESLGSLINQVGLVVILFLGGYYVIHDEITLGTFYAFIAYMAGITEPIWTISWFFVSLKMAESSVDRLEEIEKFENKPEHDNVVELPIKRLTINNLHFRFAGEEVDIIKSLDFSANPGEKIGVVGEVGSGKTILLKLISGWFVPSGGSVEVNDLRIDDLSDASRAQIIGYVPQDIELFSGTVTDNISMGRESIKSLESITQSAVIGGELDLDKVLEQGGVGLSGGQRARVALARAFYGNTSIYIFDDVTSALDLNTEKILWRNINTDYSEALFLVATHREATAAEMDRVIWVKDGQIHHEGQHADLLRLHPEYRSLFAHD